A DNA window from Rossellomorea marisflavi contains the following coding sequences:
- a CDS encoding MDR family MFS transporter, whose product MLRTLHPNIRIRIYTTFLSKIGGSTVFPFMAIYFTREFNASVAGILVLIQIIAQFPAGLYGGYLADLLGRKKIMVVGEFMKVAGFIGMFAVNSPLFISPTITFLMMLLTNVASGLISPAAEAMLIDVSTKETRAFMYSINYWAVNLSVMIGFIAGGWFFEHHFFQLIGVLIGMGLLTLCMTAFFIKDTYQVQVKGTSGQYGVKPLIKSYEIVMKDWTFMAFSLGGVAILALEFQRNNFISVRLKDEIIPRTVHFFNVFSFDLDGIKLLSLLTVINTLMIILFTGIAAKWIREKREEPIMYAGFTLFGIGFSILAFSTSIPVLFLAVVILSVGELLYVPTRQSMLAEIVDDSKRGAYMAMNGLVVQVAKMMGALGLMIGTSLGGVVMALAFLLLTFVGIVMSRIALLKTNRQLKKALS is encoded by the coding sequence ATGTTACGTACACTACATCCCAACATTCGAATTAGAATTTATACTACATTCTTAAGCAAAATAGGTGGGTCCACTGTCTTTCCATTCATGGCCATTTACTTCACGAGGGAGTTTAACGCCTCAGTAGCTGGAATTCTGGTCCTTATTCAAATAATTGCCCAGTTTCCGGCAGGTCTGTACGGTGGATATTTGGCAGATCTGCTTGGCAGGAAAAAAATCATGGTGGTAGGTGAATTCATGAAAGTGGCAGGGTTCATAGGCATGTTCGCTGTGAACTCTCCTCTCTTCATCTCTCCGACTATCACATTCCTTATGATGTTATTGACCAACGTCGCTTCCGGCTTGATCAGCCCCGCTGCTGAAGCGATGCTGATCGATGTAAGCACAAAAGAGACAAGGGCATTCATGTACTCTATCAATTATTGGGCGGTCAACCTCTCTGTCATGATCGGATTCATTGCGGGGGGATGGTTTTTTGAACATCACTTTTTCCAGTTGATCGGTGTGTTGATAGGGATGGGCCTCTTGACTCTATGTATGACGGCATTCTTCATTAAAGATACCTATCAGGTCCAAGTAAAGGGAACGAGCGGTCAATATGGGGTGAAGCCACTGATCAAAAGCTATGAAATTGTAATGAAGGATTGGACCTTCATGGCTTTTTCCCTTGGAGGAGTCGCTATTCTGGCTCTTGAATTCCAGAGGAATAATTTTATCTCCGTACGATTGAAGGACGAAATCATCCCTAGGACCGTTCACTTCTTCAATGTATTTTCATTCGACCTCGATGGAATTAAGCTTCTGAGCCTGCTGACCGTCATCAATACCCTCATGATTATCCTCTTCACAGGTATTGCTGCAAAATGGATTAGAGAGAAGAGGGAAGAACCGATTATGTATGCCGGTTTCACCCTTTTTGGGATAGGATTTTCCATCCTTGCCTTCAGCACATCCATTCCCGTTCTATTTTTAGCGGTTGTCATCCTATCGGTCGGGGAGTTACTCTATGTCCCAACACGCCAGTCCATGCTGGCAGAAATCGTCGATGACTCAAAGCGAGGTGCCTACATGGCAATGAACGGTCTCGTTGTTCAAGTCGCTAAGATGATGGGGGCGCTTGGACTAATGATCGGGACCTCCTTAGGTGGGGTGGTGATGGCACTTGCTTTCCTATTACTTACGTTTGTAGGAATCGTCATGAGCAGGATTGCACTGCTGAAGACCAATAGACAACTTAAAAAGGCTCTATCGTAA
- a CDS encoding GNAT family N-acetyltransferase → MENLSIRLLQEGDEGSLLAFEEENRTFFQEFSVHRPDDFYTLEGQREMLKTRLEKSEEDQDYHFGIFLDGGELIGTIGLFRIERGPRQMAIIGYSLSQKHNGKGYATEAVRQLVRYGFDVLGLHRIEAGVMPKNGGSIRVLEKAGFEKEGISRKSVKINGEWEDHLILAVINED, encoded by the coding sequence ATGGAGAACCTATCGATACGATTGCTGCAAGAAGGAGACGAAGGGAGCCTGTTGGCATTCGAGGAGGAGAATCGGACGTTCTTCCAAGAATTCAGTGTCCATCGACCGGATGACTTTTATACGCTGGAAGGGCAGCGGGAAATGCTGAAAACAAGACTGGAGAAGAGTGAAGAGGATCAGGACTATCATTTTGGTATCTTCCTTGATGGGGGTGAACTGATCGGCACGATCGGTTTGTTCCGCATCGAAAGGGGGCCAAGGCAGATGGCCATCATCGGCTACAGCCTGAGCCAGAAACATAACGGCAAAGGATATGCGACCGAGGCCGTCCGGCAACTGGTCCGCTATGGGTTCGACGTCCTCGGACTTCACCGGATTGAAGCCGGAGTGATGCCGAAGAATGGAGGTTCCATCAGGGTGTTGGAGAAAGCCGGGTTTGAGAAGGAAGGCATTTCGCGAAAGTCCGTTAAGATTAATGGGGAGTGGGAGGATCATCTGATATTGGCAGTCATTAATGAAGACTGA
- the gpmA gene encoding 2,3-diphosphoglycerate-dependent phosphoglycerate mutase → MKKIVFIRHGESQYNLENRFTGWIDVDLTDDGYAEARKAGAILKKHGIGFDVAHTSVLKRAIRTLWIMLHEMDLVWIPVYKSWKLNERHYGRLQGLNKDEITEKFGEEQVTEWRRSADVRPPAVTDDAHQKDRDDPKYASVSDEDLPMTESLIDTEKRALQYWKDEIVPCLRENERVILSAHGNTLRALVKYLDGIPDDGVAGLNIPNGIPLVYELDDDLTPLRHYYLGEEGEMEHKDIPQHIHEDDHWIG, encoded by the coding sequence ATGAAGAAAATCGTATTCATTCGGCACGGAGAAAGTCAGTACAATCTCGAGAACCGTTTCACGGGCTGGATCGACGTGGATCTGACGGACGACGGGTACGCAGAAGCAAGAAAAGCGGGGGCCATCCTGAAAAAGCACGGGATCGGGTTCGATGTCGCGCACACCTCCGTATTGAAACGGGCGATCCGGACGCTGTGGATCATGCTTCATGAGATGGACCTCGTCTGGATACCGGTGTATAAATCCTGGAAGCTCAATGAGCGCCACTATGGTAGGCTTCAGGGGTTGAATAAGGATGAGATCACGGAGAAGTTCGGGGAAGAGCAGGTGACGGAGTGGAGGCGGTCCGCCGATGTAAGGCCGCCTGCCGTGACGGATGACGCACACCAAAAGGATCGTGACGATCCCAAGTATGCGTCGGTTAGCGACGAAGACCTCCCCATGACAGAGAGTTTAATTGATACGGAAAAGCGTGCCCTTCAGTATTGGAAGGATGAGATTGTTCCGTGCCTTCGGGAAAACGAGCGCGTCATCCTGTCCGCTCATGGGAATACACTGAGGGCCCTCGTGAAATATCTCGACGGGATACCGGATGACGGAGTGGCCGGGCTCAATATCCCGAACGGCATTCCACTTGTCTATGAACTGGATGATGATCTCACCCCTCTCCGCCACTATTACCTAGGGGAAGAAGGCGAAATGGAACACAAGGACATCCCGCAGCACATACATGAAGACGATCATTGGATCGGGTGA